A single region of the Branchiostoma lanceolatum isolate klBraLanc5 chromosome 1, klBraLanc5.hap2, whole genome shotgun sequence genome encodes:
- the LOC136449048 gene encoding uncharacterized protein: protein MRVTLLIAVMLLSSAVMVDSYDFGRRRRGGYLRRRSSSRRRSLDKKEETLQEKREFLQDAVVELKEAIREAGSDYAMDLTMNEFQELDGANGDLDGDTFEKKVVTLQEAAADLEEEVNEAEEDAALGLVEVELEKLEEELEEVNYGPQQ from the exons ATGAGAGTTACTTTGCTCATAGCTGTGATGTTGCTGTCATCAGCTGTCATGGTAGACTCCTACGATTTtggcaggaggaggagggggggcTATCTCAGGAGGAGGTCGTCCTCCAGGAGGAGGTCGCTCGACAAGAAAG AGGAGACCCTCCAAGAGAAGAGGGAGTTTCTCCAAGATGCTGTTGTTGAACTGAAGGAGGCGATACGTGAAGCTGGGAGTGATTACGCCATGGATCTGACGATGAATGAGTTTCAGGAATTGGATGGAGCCAATGGTGATCTCGATG GTGACACCTTCGAGAAGAAAGTGGTGACTCTTCAGGAGGCTGCAGCTGATTTGGAGGAGGAGGTGAATGAAGCGGAGGAAGATGCCGCCTTGGGTCTAGTAGAGGTCGAACTGGAGAAGCTGGAGGAGGAGCTAGAGGAAGTCAACTACGGACCTCAACAGTGA